The proteins below come from a single Chelmon rostratus isolate fCheRos1 chromosome 10, fCheRos1.pri, whole genome shotgun sequence genomic window:
- the cbln4 gene encoding cerebellin-4 → MVNPLVLMLSWTVLSEVARAQNDTEPIVLEGKCLVVCDSNPTTDWKASSSPLGISVRAANSKVAFSAVRSNNHEPSEMSNKTRIIYFDQVLVNIGNYFTFESVFLSPRKGIYSFNFHVIKVYQSQTIQVNLMLNGKPVISAFAGDKDVTREAATNGVLLYLEKEDKVYLKLEKGNLVGGWQYSTFSGFLVFPL, encoded by the exons atgGTGAACCCCCTCGTACTGATGCTCAGCTGGACTGTGCTCTCTGAGGTGGCCCGAGCTCAGAATGACACGGAGCCGATTGTCCTGGAGGGAAAATGCCTCGTGGTCTGCGACTCTAACCCGACCACGGACTGGAAGGCTTCGTCCTCTCCGCTCGGCATCTCAGTGCGCGCCGCCAACTCCAAGGTGGCTTTCTCTGCAGTCCGGAGCAACAACCATGAGCCGTCGGAGATGAGCAACAAAACGAGAATAATCTACTTCGACCAG GTTCTGGTGAATATAGGAAACTACTTCACATTTGAATCAGTTTTCTTGTCCCCAAGAAAAGGAATCTACAGTTTTAACTTCCATGTCATTAAAGTGTACCAGAGCCAAACCATACAG GTGAACTTGATGTTGAATGGGAAACCGGTCATCTCCGCCTTCGCGGGCGACAAAGATGTAACTCGCGAGGCGGCAACCAATGGAGTTCTGCTCTATCTAGAAAAAGAGGACAAAGTCTACCTGAAGCTGGAGAAGGGAAACCTAGTCGGTGGATGGCAATACTCAACGTTCTCTGGCTTTCTTGTGTTccctctgtaa